A stretch of Gymnodinialimonas phycosphaerae DNA encodes these proteins:
- a CDS encoding TetR/AcrR family transcriptional regulator, producing MRTVPPLHRDDPGKDPLVGHVKVTREDWLNAARDVLVNAGVAQVKIAALATRLGVSRSSFYWYFSDRDKLLSALLQDWQTRNTRSIIDHCARPSRSIAQALCNFFRCFVDSSHFDPGLDFAIREWARRDKGVRDAIDAADTARLEAIRAMFDRHDYPNGEAEARARILYFMQLGYHALDLHEDIDTRMSRVAAYIDGFTGQTADPADIAEFITYVNGLNQ from the coding sequence ATGCGTACCGTCCCGCCGCTACACCGAGACGACCCAGGCAAAGATCCACTTGTCGGCCATGTCAAAGTCACCCGTGAGGATTGGCTGAACGCGGCACGCGACGTGCTGGTCAACGCGGGCGTGGCACAGGTCAAGATCGCGGCGCTGGCGACGCGTCTCGGAGTCTCAAGATCTTCATTCTATTGGTATTTTAGTGATCGGGATAAGTTGCTTAGCGCTTTGCTTCAGGATTGGCAGACGCGCAACACGCGCTCCATCATCGACCATTGCGCGCGGCCGTCGCGGTCCATTGCGCAGGCGCTATGCAACTTTTTCCGGTGCTTTGTGGACTCGAGCCACTTCGACCCCGGCCTTGATTTCGCCATCCGTGAATGGGCCCGCCGCGATAAAGGCGTACGCGACGCAATCGACGCTGCCGACACCGCCCGCCTTGAAGCCATTCGCGCCATGTTTGACCGCCATGACTACCCCAATGGCGAGGCTGAAGCCCGCGCGCGCATCCTCTATTTCATGCAGTTGGGCTATCACGCGTTGGACCTGCATGAAGACATCGACACACGCATGTCCCGCGTCGCCGCCTACATCGATGGTTTCACAGGTCAAACCGCTGATCCTGCCGATATTGCGGAGTTCATCACATACGTTAATGGCCTTAACCAATGA